Within the Catalinimonas niigatensis genome, the region AAAGAGATGAACTATACTGTAGAGGTTGACCCTGTTTACCTCGGCATGCTCCATGAGTGGGATTATACGGAAGAACTGATGCCGGGGCGTAGACCTTCTAATGCTGTACCTTCCCGCCATTTGTGGAGAGCAGCCATCCCTACCGATTTGACCGTAGGCACACATACCATAGAGGTAGAGGCTACTGATATGTTTGGAAGAAAGTTTACTGAAAGTACTACTTATAATATTGCAGAACCTGCTCAGGCAGAAATAGAAGAATCAGAAGAATAATTATGAGCAAAAGATTTTCGTCATTTTTCCTGGCACTGATCCTGATCGGTCTTTTTGCCAATTGTAGTACTTCCAATAGTAATGAAACGGCTGACAGTTCAGCAGAAGATAAGCTCAAAAGTAAAAAGGCTGCTCGCATAGATAGTAGTGCAGTACTGACTACCATTGCTTTTGGTTCATGCAACCGACAGGATTTGCCACAGCCCCTTTGGCAGCCTATCATAGCCAATGATCCTGACCTTTGGGTTTGGCTGGGTGACAATATCTATGGAGACACCCAGGACATGGAGGCAATGAAAGCCATGTATGTGCAGCAGAAGCAGCAACCTGATTATCAAAATCTTTATGAGCGTGTACCGGTCGTTGGAATCTGGGATGATCATGACTATGGCATCAATGACGGAGGCAAGTTTTATCACAAAAAGCAAGAAAGCAGAGACCTGATGCTTGATTTTCTGGATGTGGATAATGGTGCTTCTATCAGACAAAGAGAGGGTGGCTATCAGTCATATATATTTGGGCCAGAAGGTCAACAGGTGAAGGTAATCCTACTGGATACCCGTTATTTCCGCGATACTCTACTGATCAGTGAAACGCCTGGCAGACGCTACGAACCCAATCCTGAGGGTGATATGCTGGGAGAGGAGCAATGGATATGGCTGGAAAAAGAGTTGAAAGAAAGCACCGCTCAACTCAATATCATTGGCAGCAGCATACAGGTGATTGCAGAAGACCATGGTTTTGAAAAGTGGGCCAACTTACCTGAGTCACGGGAGAGAGTGTTTCAGATGATAGCCAGTTCCGGAGCCCAGGGAGTTGTTTTTTTGAGTGGTGACCGACATATTGGTGAGATTTCAAAAATAAATATTTCAGGAGTACCCTATCCGGTATATGATATTACTTCCAGCGGACTTACCCATGTATATGAAGATGCGGATGAAGACAACCGGCATCGGGAAGGTGATCTGGTAGCCCAGCTTAACTTTGGGATCATTGAAATTGATTGGCAGGCACCTATCAAAGTTACTTACCACATCAAAGGGGAGGAAAACCAGGCTTATCAATCTGTGCAGGTGAGTTATCCATAGTAAATTGGTGCCTGATAGATGGTGAGGAAAAATTCATTTTTATCATTTCGGCAGAAGCCCCTTACGCAATTCAATCATTGATTGCGCAAGGGGCTTTGTTATTTGATGTTCTTCTTTCACTATGGCTTTCAATATAAATCTGTTGCAGAAAGCGTATTTTTACTTCCAAAAAAAGCTGTCAGAAAAATCAGAGAAATGCTCTTTTCAGCAAAAAAATTATCGTCGACGTTTGTTGGTACTGAAGGTTTCTCTTTCAGAAATTATATCAGTCACAAAATCATTTGAACAAATAATAAATTAACTCTGAAAAATTTATTTTTAAATTTAAAACAGAAAAAAATAAAAATAATTACATAATTTAGTTTAATAATAAAATTAAATCTTTTAATTTTATAGCATGGAAAATCATTATGCTATAGTTACGCCTTGCTACAACGAAAATGAGACAATCATAAAATTTCTGCTATCATTAGAAGATACATTACGAAATATACCCTATCATTTTACAGTAGTAGTAGTCAATGACTGCTCAACGGATCATACCCTAGACCTTCTTTCCAAATTTAGATTCAAAGCGAATAATCTAAAGTTGGATTTACTATCACTCAGGGTAAATCTAGGGCATCAGGGAGCGATTCATCAGGGACTGCTTTACGCTAAAGGTTTGAATGTGGACAAATTTATAGTGATGGATTCTGATGGTGAGGATGATCCGCACGCTATTCTTAACCTATTAGTGCATCAGGAGGCAGACATCGTACATGTAGTTAGAGGCAAACGCAATGAGCGCATTTTCTTTCGTATCGCTTACTTCTTTTATAAGCTCCTTTTCAGAGCGATTACCAAAAAAGACATGAATTTTGGTAATTTCTGTATGATAAACCGGCGGGTATTAAATGCCGCTACCCATACTTCTTTCATACACTTTGCTGCTTTTTTATCAAAAGTGCGCGGTAACCACGCCTACATCACCTGTGACCGGCAGAAACGTATTGGAGGAGAATCCAAAATGAAAACCAGCAGTTTGATATACCATGCTTTCAAATCCCTGACAGAATATGCAGAAGATTTGCTGATGCTGTTTCTGAAGTTATTTATTTTTCTGGCTACCTGCTTTGTGGGTTTGATAGGATATATCTTTTATCAGAAATTTTTTACAGATGACGCTATACTAGGTTGGGCAAGCACCATGTCGGTTGGGCTGTTTAATACTGCGTTGATTGCCATAGGATTTTATGTGATCGGGATCATCTTGTTGAATATCTCACACTATAGAAATATCTCTTCCAGAGAACCCTTGTACGAGCGCATACCTAGCAAAAATGAGCATGAATATTTGACCATTTTTTTAGACGCATAGCCATAGATAAGCAGACGAGTATGCAGACCGCTACTGCTGAAATGGAAATTTAGGTTTTTATGACAGATTGGTTAATATTGGCAAAGAGATTCTGTAGAAAGAATATTACTTTGTGGGCATGGATAGGATCAGTTTTCTTCAGGCTTTTATTTCCACACTCCAAAAGGATTTTGCCGATACTCTACACAAAACGACAATCGTTTTTCCAAACCGTAGAGCAGGATTATTTTTTAAGGACAAATTAGCCAAAAGTACGGCTCAGGCTAAGCTGATGCCCCAGGTACTTACCTTTGAAGATATGGCCGTGCGCATGTCAAAGCTGGTACTGGCTGATAAGCTT harbors:
- a CDS encoding alkaline phosphatase D family protein; the protein is MSKRFSSFFLALILIGLFANCSTSNSNETADSSAEDKLKSKKAARIDSSAVLTTIAFGSCNRQDLPQPLWQPIIANDPDLWVWLGDNIYGDTQDMEAMKAMYVQQKQQPDYQNLYERVPVVGIWDDHDYGINDGGKFYHKKQESRDLMLDFLDVDNGASIRQREGGYQSYIFGPEGQQVKVILLDTRYFRDTLLISETPGRRYEPNPEGDMLGEEQWIWLEKELKESTAQLNIIGSSIQVIAEDHGFEKWANLPESRERVFQMIASSGAQGVVFLSGDRHIGEISKINISGVPYPVYDITSSGLTHVYEDADEDNRHREGDLVAQLNFGIIEIDWQAPIKVTYHIKGEENQAYQSVQVSYP
- a CDS encoding glycosyltransferase; the protein is MENHYAIVTPCYNENETIIKFLLSLEDTLRNIPYHFTVVVVNDCSTDHTLDLLSKFRFKANNLKLDLLSLRVNLGHQGAIHQGLLYAKGLNVDKFIVMDSDGEDDPHAILNLLVHQEADIVHVVRGKRNERIFFRIAYFFYKLLFRAITKKDMNFGNFCMINRRVLNAATHTSFIHFAAFLSKVRGNHAYITCDRQKRIGGESKMKTSSLIYHAFKSLTEYAEDLLMLFLKLFIFLATCFVGLIGYIFYQKFFTDDAILGWASTMSVGLFNTALIAIGFYVIGIILLNISHYRNISSREPLYERIPSKNEHEYLTIFLDA